In one Melopsittacus undulatus isolate bMelUnd1 chromosome 4, bMelUnd1.mat.Z, whole genome shotgun sequence genomic region, the following are encoded:
- the MRPL43 gene encoding large ribosomal subunit protein mL43 has translation MCCVCSGSRGTGAMTSRGSPSRFLTSVLHNGVGRYVRQLQRLQLLFSPTAADARGARQFVEEVAVDFARKHPDVVLYVRPCSNPTPVLVAEYLNGTVREELITSKTSEEILQLATKLAGQSGLDIIRIRKPFHTDNPSIQGQWHPLTNKPSILTVRGPRLQAQ, from the exons ATGTGCTGTGTGTGTTCCGGTTCCCGGGGAACAGGCGCCATGACGAGCCGCGGGTCACCCAGCCGGTTCCTCACGTCCGTCTTGCACAACGGCGTGGGCCGCTACGTGCGGCAGCTCCAGCGCCTCCAGCTGCTCTTCAGCCCCACCGCGGCGGATGCCCGCGGCGCCAG GCAGTTTGTGGAGGAGGTGGCAGTGGACTTTGCACGGAAGCACCCCGATGTCGTCCTCTACGTCAGGCCCTGCTCCAACCCGACCCCGGTGCTGGTGGCTGAGTACT TGAATGGGACAGTGCGGGAGGAACTCATCACCAGCAAAACAAGTGAGGAGATTCTGCAGCTGGCCACCAAGCTGGCTGGCCAGTCCGGCCTGGACATCATCCGCATCCGCAAGCCCTTCCACACTGACAACCCCAGTATTCAGGGCCAGTGGCACCCCCTCACCAACAAACCCTCCATCCTCACTGTGCGGGGCCCACGGCTCCAGGCCCAATAA
- the SEMA4G gene encoding semaphorin-4G isoform X1 yields MGSCPQRGSGKMSRSIAHLLAALFMAVTAVVGYPSRRSATDLDATPRTTVTFEELLGVRRFRARTLNYSTLLLEDDRGILYVGARGAIFALNSSDVADGSHRTIQWEASPEKQMDCLQKGKNNKTECFNHVRFLQRLNSTHLYACGTYAFHPLCAAIDANRFTLPSHFEEGKEKCPYDPARGYTGLIVDGGLYTATRYEFRSLPDIRRNLHQRPLKTEESPLHWLNDAEFVASVLVRESKDSPVGDDDKIYYFFTEWAGEETTSFFDKSQVARVARVARVCKSDVGGKKILQRKWTSFMKARLVCYIPYYEVLRSVCSLDGGSWASTVFYAAFTLSAQWRTMEASAVCRYSISAVQRAFEGPYMEYQDSARKWSRYDGAVPEPRPGSCITDRSRRKGYNSSQDLPNSVLDFVKLHPLMFEEVKPAGGEPLLVKKSVVYSQLAVDRVWALDGHSYDVLFMGTGDGWIHKAVVVGSGIHIVEEMQVFKDPQPVESLVISHAQRSLYVGGATGILQVPLASCSRYTSCYDCILTRDPYCAWDGRSCRATATTDRAGLVQDIQSGNEGCRSSSARVLVPTGSLPWKNRTVLQGDDVLLPCDQRSNLARAVWLLNGSEALDAGQDRLRIGVDGLLVTDTLPQHSGEYRCYGEERGLRTLLAAYSLTVLPELPRSPTAASQPHAISQVASDMKVAYVSAIVALVVLCAVLSTVLLYVSCLEKRKGKYVLGDPRPASVELQTVSANCLRKGHREEEEELAYPDGCLRIIPGEAPTAATSPVKELPAAVPPLPPPLPAELTNGVGTLPNVLRKMNGNSYMLLQQQEEPLVSPLYSASFTEELSKILEKRKHTQLVEKLDESSV; encoded by the exons ATGGGCAGCTGCCCTCAGCGGGGCAGTGGGAAGATGAGCAGAAGCATAGCCCATCTCCTGGCTGCTCTGTTCATGGCGGTGACAGCAGTGGTAGGATACCCATCACGGCGCTCTGCCACCGACCTGGATGCCACCCCCAGGACAACAGTCACCTTTGAGG AGCTGTTGGGCGTCCGGCGCTTCAGAGCGCGCACCCTCAACTACAgcaccctgctgctggaggatgaCCGCGGCATCCTCTATGTGGGGGCCAGGGGAGCCATCTTCGCCCTCAACTCCAGCGACGTGGCCGACGGCTCCCACCGCACG ATCCAGTGGGAAGCCTCCCCAGAGAAGCAGATGGACTGCCTGCAGAAGGGCAAAAACAACAAG ACCGAGTGCTTCAACCACGTGCGGTTTCTGcagaggctgaacagcaccCACCTCTATGCCTGCGGGACCTATGCCTTCCACCCCCTCTGTGCTGCCATC GATGCCAACAGATTTACATTGCCATCACATTTTGAGGAGGGCAAGGAGAAGTGCCCGTACGACCCTGCTCGTGGCTACACCGGCCTCATCGTGG ATGGTGGGTTGTACACGGCCACACGCTACGAGTTTCGGAGCCTCCCTGACATCAGGAGGAACCTGCACCAGCGGCCGCTGAAGACAGAGGAGTCCCCACTGCACTGGCTGAACG ATGCTGAGTTTGTGGCCTCAGTGCTGGTCCGGGAGAGCAAGGACAGCCCTGTAGGTGACGATGACAAAATCTACTACTTCTTCACGGAGTGGGCAGGCGAGGAGACCACATCCTTCTTTGACAAGAGCCAGGTGGCCCGAGTAGCCCGGGTGGCCCGTGTCTGCAAG AGCGACGTGGGAGGAAAGAAGATCCTGCAGCGCAAGTGGACATCCTTCATGAAGGCACGCCTGGTCTGCTACATCCCCTACTACGAGGTGCTGCGCAGTGTCTGCAGCCTGGATGGAGGCAGCTGGGCCAGCACCGTTTTCTATGCCGCCTTCACACTTTCGGCACAGTG GAGGACCATGGAGGCTTCGGCTGTGTGCCGCTACAGCATCTCAGCAGTGCAGCGTGCCTTCGAGGGCCCCTACATGGAGTACCAGGACTCAGCTCGCAAGTGGTCCCGCTATGATGGTGCAGTGCCTGAGCCCCGACCTGGCTCC TGCATTACGGACCGCTCCCGCAGGAAAGGCTACAACTCCTCGCAGGACCTGCCCAACAGTGTCCTGGACTTTGTGAAGCTGCACCCGCTCATGTTTGAGGAGGTGAAGCCGGCTGGTGGGGAACCGCTGCTGGTGAAGAAGAGCGTGGTGTACAGCCAGCTGGCTGTGGACAGGGTGTGGGCCCTTGACGGCCACTCCTACGACGTGCTCTTCATGGGGACGG gGGACGGATGGATCCACAAGGCTGTGGTGGTGGGCTCCGGCATCCACATTGTGGAGGAGATGCAGGTGTTTAAGGACCCGCAGCCTGTGGAGAGCCTGGTGATCTCCCATGCCCAG AGGAGCCTGTATGTGGGGGGAGCCACCGGGATCCTGCAGGTGCCCCTGGCCTCCTGCAGTAGGTACACCTCCTGCTACGACTGCATCCTCACCCGGGACCCCTACTGCGCCTGGGATGGCAGGTCCTGCCGTGCCACTGCCACCACAGACAG ggcagggctggtgcAGGACATTCAGAGTGGCAACGAGGGATGCCGGAGCAGCTCCGCGCGGG TGCTTGTCCCCACAGGCTCTCTGCCGTGGAAGAACCGGACAGTGCTGCAGGGGGATgatgtgctgctgccctgcGACCAGCGCTCCAACCTGGCACGAGCCGTCTGGCTGCTGAACGGCAGCGAGGCGCTGGACGCGGGGCAGGACCGGCTGCGCATCGGGGTGGACGGGCTGCTGGTGACAGACacactgccccagcacagcGGCGAGTACCGCTGCTACGGCGAGGAGCGCGGTCTCCGGACGCTGCTGGCTGCCTACAGCCTCACTGTGCTGCCCGAGCTGCCCCGCAGCCCCACGGCCGCCTCACAGCCTCATGCTATCAGCCAGGTAGCCAGCGACATGAAGGTGGCTTATGTCTCTGCCATCGTCGCTCTGGTGGTGCTGTGCGCCGTGCTCAGCACCGTCCTCCTCTATGTGTCTTGCCTGGAGAAGCGCAAAGGCAAGTATGTGCTGGGGGATCCGCGGCCAGCCAGTGTGGAGCTGCAGACCGTCTCAGCCAACTGCCTGCGCAAGGGCCAccgggaagaggaggaagagctcGCCTACCCCGATGGCTGCCTGCGGATCATCCCTGGCGAGGCACCCACGGCTGCCACATCCCCGGTGAAGGAGCTGCCGGCTGCCGTGCCCCCGCTGCCACCGCCGCTGCCGGCCGAGCTCACCAACGGCGTGGGGACTCTGCCCAACGTGCTCCGCAAGATGAATGGGAACAGCtacatgctgctgcagcagcaggaggagccgCTGGTCTCACCGCTCTACAGCGCATCCTTCACCGAGGAGCTCAGCAAGATCCTGGAGAAGCGGAAACACACGCAGCTGGTGGAGAAGCTGGACGAGAGCTCCGTgtag
- the SEMA4G gene encoding semaphorin-4G isoform X2 encodes MGSCPQRGSGKMSRSIAHLLAALFMAVTAVVGYPSRRSATDLDATPRTTVTFEELLGVRRFRARTLNYSTLLLEDDRGILYVGARGAIFALNSSDVADGSHRTIQWEASPEKQMDCLQKGKNNKTECFNHVRFLQRLNSTHLYACGTYAFHPLCAAIDANRFTLPSHFEEGKEKCPYDPARGYTGLIVDGGLYTATRYEFRSLPDIRRNLHQRPLKTEESPLHWLNDAEFVASVLVRESKDSPVGDDDKIYYFFTEWAGEETTSFFDKSQVARVARVARVCKSDVGGKKILQRKWTSFMKARLVCYIPYYEVLRSVCSLDGGSWASTVFYAAFTLSAQWRTMEASAVCRYSISAVQRAFEGPYMEYQDSARKWSRYDGAVPEPRPGSCITDRSRRKGYNSSQDLPNSVLDFVKLHPLMFEEVKPAGGEPLLVKKSVVYSQLAVDRVWALDGHSYDVLFMGTGDGWIHKAVVVGSGIHIVEEMQVFKDPQPVESLVISHAQRSLYVGGATGILQVPLASCSRYTSCYDCILTRDPYCAWDGRSCRATATTDRAGLVQDIQSGNEGCRSSSARGSLPWKNRTVLQGDDVLLPCDQRSNLARAVWLLNGSEALDAGQDRLRIGVDGLLVTDTLPQHSGEYRCYGEERGLRTLLAAYSLTVLPELPRSPTAASQPHAISQVASDMKVAYVSAIVALVVLCAVLSTVLLYVSCLEKRKGKYVLGDPRPASVELQTVSANCLRKGHREEEEELAYPDGCLRIIPGEAPTAATSPVKELPAAVPPLPPPLPAELTNGVGTLPNVLRKMNGNSYMLLQQQEEPLVSPLYSASFTEELSKILEKRKHTQLVEKLDESSV; translated from the exons ATGGGCAGCTGCCCTCAGCGGGGCAGTGGGAAGATGAGCAGAAGCATAGCCCATCTCCTGGCTGCTCTGTTCATGGCGGTGACAGCAGTGGTAGGATACCCATCACGGCGCTCTGCCACCGACCTGGATGCCACCCCCAGGACAACAGTCACCTTTGAGG AGCTGTTGGGCGTCCGGCGCTTCAGAGCGCGCACCCTCAACTACAgcaccctgctgctggaggatgaCCGCGGCATCCTCTATGTGGGGGCCAGGGGAGCCATCTTCGCCCTCAACTCCAGCGACGTGGCCGACGGCTCCCACCGCACG ATCCAGTGGGAAGCCTCCCCAGAGAAGCAGATGGACTGCCTGCAGAAGGGCAAAAACAACAAG ACCGAGTGCTTCAACCACGTGCGGTTTCTGcagaggctgaacagcaccCACCTCTATGCCTGCGGGACCTATGCCTTCCACCCCCTCTGTGCTGCCATC GATGCCAACAGATTTACATTGCCATCACATTTTGAGGAGGGCAAGGAGAAGTGCCCGTACGACCCTGCTCGTGGCTACACCGGCCTCATCGTGG ATGGTGGGTTGTACACGGCCACACGCTACGAGTTTCGGAGCCTCCCTGACATCAGGAGGAACCTGCACCAGCGGCCGCTGAAGACAGAGGAGTCCCCACTGCACTGGCTGAACG ATGCTGAGTTTGTGGCCTCAGTGCTGGTCCGGGAGAGCAAGGACAGCCCTGTAGGTGACGATGACAAAATCTACTACTTCTTCACGGAGTGGGCAGGCGAGGAGACCACATCCTTCTTTGACAAGAGCCAGGTGGCCCGAGTAGCCCGGGTGGCCCGTGTCTGCAAG AGCGACGTGGGAGGAAAGAAGATCCTGCAGCGCAAGTGGACATCCTTCATGAAGGCACGCCTGGTCTGCTACATCCCCTACTACGAGGTGCTGCGCAGTGTCTGCAGCCTGGATGGAGGCAGCTGGGCCAGCACCGTTTTCTATGCCGCCTTCACACTTTCGGCACAGTG GAGGACCATGGAGGCTTCGGCTGTGTGCCGCTACAGCATCTCAGCAGTGCAGCGTGCCTTCGAGGGCCCCTACATGGAGTACCAGGACTCAGCTCGCAAGTGGTCCCGCTATGATGGTGCAGTGCCTGAGCCCCGACCTGGCTCC TGCATTACGGACCGCTCCCGCAGGAAAGGCTACAACTCCTCGCAGGACCTGCCCAACAGTGTCCTGGACTTTGTGAAGCTGCACCCGCTCATGTTTGAGGAGGTGAAGCCGGCTGGTGGGGAACCGCTGCTGGTGAAGAAGAGCGTGGTGTACAGCCAGCTGGCTGTGGACAGGGTGTGGGCCCTTGACGGCCACTCCTACGACGTGCTCTTCATGGGGACGG gGGACGGATGGATCCACAAGGCTGTGGTGGTGGGCTCCGGCATCCACATTGTGGAGGAGATGCAGGTGTTTAAGGACCCGCAGCCTGTGGAGAGCCTGGTGATCTCCCATGCCCAG AGGAGCCTGTATGTGGGGGGAGCCACCGGGATCCTGCAGGTGCCCCTGGCCTCCTGCAGTAGGTACACCTCCTGCTACGACTGCATCCTCACCCGGGACCCCTACTGCGCCTGGGATGGCAGGTCCTGCCGTGCCACTGCCACCACAGACAG ggcagggctggtgcAGGACATTCAGAGTGGCAACGAGGGATGCCGGAGCAGCTCCGCGCGGG GCTCTCTGCCGTGGAAGAACCGGACAGTGCTGCAGGGGGATgatgtgctgctgccctgcGACCAGCGCTCCAACCTGGCACGAGCCGTCTGGCTGCTGAACGGCAGCGAGGCGCTGGACGCGGGGCAGGACCGGCTGCGCATCGGGGTGGACGGGCTGCTGGTGACAGACacactgccccagcacagcGGCGAGTACCGCTGCTACGGCGAGGAGCGCGGTCTCCGGACGCTGCTGGCTGCCTACAGCCTCACTGTGCTGCCCGAGCTGCCCCGCAGCCCCACGGCCGCCTCACAGCCTCATGCTATCAGCCAGGTAGCCAGCGACATGAAGGTGGCTTATGTCTCTGCCATCGTCGCTCTGGTGGTGCTGTGCGCCGTGCTCAGCACCGTCCTCCTCTATGTGTCTTGCCTGGAGAAGCGCAAAGGCAAGTATGTGCTGGGGGATCCGCGGCCAGCCAGTGTGGAGCTGCAGACCGTCTCAGCCAACTGCCTGCGCAAGGGCCAccgggaagaggaggaagagctcGCCTACCCCGATGGCTGCCTGCGGATCATCCCTGGCGAGGCACCCACGGCTGCCACATCCCCGGTGAAGGAGCTGCCGGCTGCCGTGCCCCCGCTGCCACCGCCGCTGCCGGCCGAGCTCACCAACGGCGTGGGGACTCTGCCCAACGTGCTCCGCAAGATGAATGGGAACAGCtacatgctgctgcagcagcaggaggagccgCTGGTCTCACCGCTCTACAGCGCATCCTTCACCGAGGAGCTCAGCAAGATCCTGGAGAAGCGGAAACACACGCAGCTGGTGGAGAAGCTGGACGAGAGCTCCGTgtag